Part of the Paroedura picta isolate Pp20150507F chromosome 3, Ppicta_v3.0, whole genome shotgun sequence genome is shown below.
GCGCCATTTTTTACGCTGCGTGGCGTTCCCCGAAGTTCCTTGGGAGGCGCCTGCGCAATGAGGGGGAGGTGGGCATTCAGGCGCTTGCGTATATCCCTGTTCCTCACTTCCTTTGGAGCTTTGTGGGGGTTGGGGCGTGCCACGTGCTCGGTCGCATTGTCTGCGGGTTCTCCCCTCGGCAGCATCGCACGGTGCACCGAATCGCTTCTACCTTCTGTGGTTTTCCTTGAGAGAGGAAAGTAATGCGTAGTTACGAGAAAAACCCCAGAGACCAATGGGGTTATTCCCAAGTAAGTATGCGCAGGATACGAAGTTTTTGTGCTAGAAATAGGAACGGATGTTTTCATTGTGAAATAGTGGTTCTGTGTACAGTGACATATAACCATAAAAACTAATACTTTGTTTTCTACTCCTTTCGTTGTCAGTCTTCTGAATGCTTTATGCTGGCCACTAGCTTTCAGGGCATGTCATTTTTATGAAAGAAGACTAATTCACGGTAGAAAAAAGTAATTTCAGCTGTATTCAAGAATAGTTACCTGTTTTGAGTCAGCAAGAAAGGGAGATTATAAAAGACTAAACCACCCAAAAAGCCTCTGATAATTCTCTTATCACTTATCTTTCCACTCAAGTAGCGATTATAGAAACTAGGGTGAATTATCCATTTGTTTTGACTGTGTGGGCATCATGCATAGGTTTATTGGCTATTTGGCAATTTTCCTATTTTGACATAGGTCAGTGGCTTGACTCCATATAATACTTGAAATTTCCAGAATATTGAATGAGAGAGATGACCATAGGCAGTTAAAATGCTATaagggtgggtggaagaactcctgTCCAAATTGTCTTCCTCCTGTTGTTGGGAAGTTAATGTGTTCTTGATGGTTTTTATAGAGACGTCACACAATTGGTGCCTGCTTGTTCACGGAGTAGTTTTTTGGGGGTCTGCCCAACAGCCTCAGCTAGCATGGGTGGAGGGGGAATGTATATGTAGGCAGCCTTTTTGCCTGATTCCTTTTTATTTCTGTTGCAGTCCCCTAAAGAGCCTGAACAACTTCGTAAACTGTTTATTGGTGGCCTAAGTTTTGAGACAACGGATGAAAGCCTTCGTAATCACTTTGAACAGTGGGGCACACTTACAGACTGTGTGGTAGGTGAAGGGTTGAAAAATAGCTTTTACTTAGAATGTTTAGTGACCCTTATTTTCACAAATGGATTGTGCAATATGGTCTTAGAAATAGTAAACTGAGCATGTGATCTAGTTTCACTAATTTTTGCTGTCTTAGGTAATGAGGGACCCCAACACAAAGCGCTCCAGGGGCTTTGGATTCGTCACTTACTCCACAGTAGAAGAGGTTGATGCTGCCATGAACGCCAGGCCACACAAAGTAGATGGTAGAGTTGTTGAACCAAAGCGAGCCGTATCCAGAGAGGTAAGCACAGCTTTCTCCAAATCTAAAAACCTGTTCTAGATgtgatgctttaaaaaataaagcaatgCATTGCTATGCTGCTCTCCCCAAGCTGAAGGTCTAAAACacgggtagtcagcctgtggtcctccagatgtccatggattacaattcccatgaacccctgccagtatttgctggcaggggctcatgggaattgtagtccatggacatctggaggaccacaggttgactacccctagtctaaaaCACTTGTTAGCTACTTAACTCAAAACTAGAGTAGCTTTTGTATAAATATGCCTAGTTATTAGGTAGCTGCAACTTAATCCTAAACATCTTTGGTTACAATGTCTCCAATTAATTCAGTGGGACTTGTTTACCTGCTGTTTTGAAAGCCTGATGGTGTGTTTGCTCTTTCGTTACTGTAGGATTCTCAAAGGCCTGGAGCTCatttaacagtgaaaaaaatctttgtggGAGGAATTAAAGAAGATACAGAAGAACATCATTTGAGGGACTATTTTGAGCAGTATGGAAAAATTGAAGTGATTGAGATACTAACTGACCGTGGAAGTGGCAAAAAAAGGGGGTTTGCTTTTGTTACTTTTGATGACCATGACTCTGTGGACAAGATAGTCAGTAAGTATACTAGTAGCTTGCTGGACTTAGATTTTGTTCTAGGCCAACTTTGGCTGGCCACCTGAATTTATCCATATGCTTTGATCAACTTGTAAAGCTACACTGGCACCattttttgtcttctgtgtttagTTCAGAAATATCACACTGTGAATGGACACAACTGTGAAGTCAGGAAAGCTttgtcaaagcaggaaatggccaGTGCAACATCCAGTCAAAGAGGTGAATTTCATTTCATTGGtagaacccccccaccccaaaccttgTGATGTAGGTTCTCTTCAGAATTACTGATAGTTGCTCTTCTTAGGTCGTAGTAGTTCTGGCAGTTTTGGTGGTAGCCGAGGAGGTGGATTTGGCAGCGGTGACAACTTCAACCGTGGTAGCAACTTTGGTAGCCGTGGTAATTAATTTCAAGTATTATATGGGCATTTTGATAGATTTTTTTCATGGCTGACTGTTTGGCCACTTAATGGGCTTCAGGAAGATTTGAACTGTAGTCTCACAGGTTACATCAGTACACTTCTGAAGCATAGcgtacatgaaagtttatacccagaataaaattaaattttgttcttagtgccactggactgccaactttgttctgctgctttggttCAACTTGTAAAATTGAGAGCAGCTAGTAACTGCAGACCAAGGCTCATTCCCAGAACAGGGGTAGAAGAATACGCCACTTACAGGCTGCTTTCTCGTATTTTCATCTGCTCTTTTGGCTGGGGATTAGAGAGTAGCCCCCTTACCCTTGTTAAATGGGTACACCTGTCTATGAACATTGCAGGGAAAAATACTCCATCTAAGTAGCATTTAGGTTGTTATAGCAATGACTAGTGGGGGAAAGATAGGGACACCAGAAGATGGGTTGGGAAGGTGAGCTTGGCACTATTGGGTTGTGGGGAGTGGCAGCAGGGGAGTTAAAGTAGGAGTTCCTCCTCAGGGTCTGCACTTGTGCTTAAGTGCTGCCTTGAGTGTTCTGGCCTGAATTTAATCAATAATGTTTGGGTTACATGTTGGGAATATAATAATGACTGAACCGGTTCTTCTCAGGCAGCTTTGGTAGTCGCAGCGGAGGTGGCTACGGAAACAGCGGAGACGGCTACAACGGCTTTGGCAATGATGGTAAGCTCAGCTGTCTTTGAGCCATCTGGTTAGTTATGGGGAGTTAAAAAGTCATCCTTGGTTTGGATCCAAGTAAGACTGTCCATGATGGGGGTCATCTTTTGCCAATGCCcccttgtgggggggaggggttcttaaTCCCTGGGAGAAGTGGTTTGGGCTCCAGCAGGGTGGGCAGGAGAAAGCCATCCTCTGCTGACAAATCCCTTCCACCAGCAGAAGTTTCCAGTGGATCCAAGAACATGTCTGACCTTCCTACAGGTTATGGGAGCAGTGGCCCTGGCTACTCTGGAGGAAGCAGGGGTTATGGCAGTAGTGGTAGCTATGATGGCTATaacaatggaggaggaggaggaggttttggCGGTGGCAGTGGTGGTAAGTATGGCCAGTTTTCTGTCTGCCATTACTTTGAAcaaatgaattattattattattattatatttatttcccgcctctcccgataggctcgggAGATCTAATCGTTTGAGATCTAAATCTCATTTTGGCTGTTGGGTAGCATGTTGGTTGTTGAAGTGACAGCAGAAAAGTCGctacagtgttttaaaaaaaaaaggaatccaggCTTAGCTTGTACGTATATATTTGGGATTGCACTATTTTGATACGAAAGCAAAACAAATCGTTTTGATGGCCTTTACGGCCCCTTCGGACTCTATGATAGAATGCCACCTGGCTGGATATTGTTACACTGACCTTTCTTTGTGGTTTATGTGTAAAAAGATCTATTACGAGTTTAAGGTTTTAGGGTTAACAAGATGGAAATCTAGCTTGGTCTTGATGGGatgatttgttttgatttttgaaaACTTACCTTGATGTTATGTCACTTGCTGTGGCCACCTAAGGAGAAGTTGTATGTTATTTGTAACGAGGATAATGGTCAATTAAAAGTTGCTTGTTGGATTAAACTAACTACATCTTTGCTGCCTGGATGGAATGGGGAAGGGTAGATATGAGTGTACTGACGCATGGAGATTCATCTGTGACAAGGCAATGTAAAACATTTCTCTATTCAGGAAGCAGCTTTGGAGGAGGCGGAAACTACAATGATTTTGGCAGCTACAACAGCCAGTCTTCAAACTTTGGACCCATGAAAGGTGGGAACTTTGGAGGCAGGAGCTCAGGACCATACGGTGGAAGTGGTGGTAAGTGCTgctaaacaaaaatgaaaactcTACCATGCTCGGGCCCAGAAAGATAAACATGCATAAGTTTGTACTCTTCCGTCTTCATTTAGAAACATACCAAAGGCCACCAATTAAAAGATTTGACAGTTGTAGTTTTCAATCATGTGCTTCTATCTCTGCCTGTTTTTCTTCCTCTGGTAAtctaccccctcccctttataTCTCTGTCCTGTAGCCATTCTGCTGAGCTTTTATACCCTTTACCTACTCTAATCTTTCTGTTGCTTTTTAGTGCCCATTTTCTGTGCTGAAAACTGGaatctctttttttctcccccctgcaGGTGGCTATGGTGGCTCTGGCAGTGGCAGTAGCTACGGTGGAGGAAGGAGATTTTAATTCCTCGGTAAGGCTTTCCTCTTTAACCCCCTCCGCTAGCGTGCAGTGTCAATGTACTGTAAACCATAATGCTTAATGTAGCCGAGCAAGTTATTCAAGTAGCTTTAAGCATATTTGGACTAAAATGCAGATGTTAAAAAGCTAATGTATGGATTGGCAGTCGGTGGGAACAAACATGCTGTTGGATTGTAGCCTTGAGTCTCAAATGTGTTTAGATTAACAACTTTATTCCGTATTATTCAACAGGAAACAAAGCTTAGCAGGAGAGGAGAGCCAGAGAAGTGACAGGGAAGCTACAGGTTACCACAGTTGTGAACTCAGCCAAACACAGTTGTGGCAGGGTAGAGCTGCCTCATGAAGACATGTGTTAGAAAAAAACGCTTGTTGACAAACATCAGGACTGTATTTGTGACTAACTGTATAACAGgatattttagtttttttttgtGTTCTGTGGAAAGTGCAAAGCATTCCAACGAGGGCTTTTATGTAGACTAATTTTTTCCACACCCATGCTGTTCGATTGCTAACTGTATTAGACTGATCATGACGCTGAATAAATGTGTCTCTTTTTTTAAACATGCTGTGTAAAATTAGTTTACTGTAAGTTTAACATGTGTGGGTTTTAGCTGCATGGCTGGTGCCACCTGGGTTAGCTCAGAAGGGCACCGATGCCTTGAAACTGGAATCTTGCTGATAATGCTGCATTAAAAGTCAATGGCAGGGCTGTCCACACTTGCAAACTGGCACAGCAGCCAGGATGGATTTTTGGCCTGGATTCTACCATTCTGTTCAGCAGAAGTTGGAAACTTTTCTCcatcttaacaacaacaacaagcctttaatagcttGTTATCTTCTCCACCTTAATTTTTCAGAAGTACCACCAGAGGTGGAGGAAGTTTCCAAACATTGAGCAGATTAGTAAGGAGACAGGTTGCTACCAAATTTCTTTTAGCTTTAATGGGTGTGATTCTTGCTAGTGTAGACAGCCCTAACACCACCAAATCCAGTATTCCTCATTTCTTGCAATGTAATTTATTCTTATTGTATCAATATCATTGGCTTGCCGAAGAAGTTTCTTAAATGGTCACAGAGGGTCAGCTTGCTACGGGGTTGTGGGATTTCCTCTCCAGGAGCTATTGCCAGATTTGGAAGGGTTACCCTCACAAAGCTTTCCTTCTAGAATTGTAACAAGGAAGCAGGAATACTCCTGGCAAAACAAACTTCCATTCATTCCTAGTCCTATGTTTTGAGACTGGTCATAAAGCACCCATCACTTGCTAAAACCAATCTGAAAACTGTTGAGCAGCCATACTCTATGGTATGTGGTGGGGTAACACTGTAGAATAATTAAAAGTCAGGTTCTGTGCTGAATGCAACTGGACTAGATTTGGATACATTGGGTGAAAGCTTTAAAAGCCATCACAGATTAAATATTGTGTTCCTTATCGCTGCCATTagattaagccaggggtagtccaactgcggcccttcagatgtccatggactacaattcccatgagcatgtgcACGTACAGCTTGAACTGGTGGGTTGCATTTgctgacgggctcatgggaattgtagtccatggacatctggagggctgcagtttgactacccctggattaagttCCTCTGTCAGGAAGCAAGATTCCAGAGCAACAGTGAAATTGACAATCCTCTCATCCTCTCACTGGAGTAATAAAGCAATGATAAGATGGGCCCTTAGGGATTTAGCTGTCTTCTGTAGCCACTCAGATATTTGTATTTCTTCCACCAATGGTTCTTCCAGTGAGGAGGTGATTGGAACATCTCAACTAGTGTTCCCTTTGAGGTATGAATCCTCAAAGCTGCTGTGGAATCTGTTCACGTTTCCTGTCTGCAACAGAAACTGAGAGTTGGATGCCAGTTTCTGGCTCCATCTTCCCTTCTAGTTATTTCCTCTATCCATTACATGAGCTGAAACTTTAAACAGTGGTGGAGAGGACTGTAAGTCCAGTTGATCTTCAGTGATGTGAGCACACATCAAATGTCTTGTGGACAAGGGACCATTGAGAGTGTGCTAAAAACTGCTTAAAGTTACAGTGGGGTGTGTATGTATAACTTCTTTTTTCTGATGAGTAAATGGCTTTTTAGATTGCAAAAAAAATGATTAGCTCTGATGGGTTTTATGTGGCTGAGTTTGCAATAGCAGGTGGATCCTTATTCTATTGAGGGAGACGAGACCTCAGGATTCATGGAGCCATGCTCGTTTTTGACATGGTAGCATACCCACAACAGAGGAGAGCTCGCCAGGAACCGAAAACTAAGTAGCTTTACAAATCCAGGAGGCATGCAGATGGTTGAGCTACTAGGAACGGCTAGCAAGCATAGCTCCGAATGGCTTCCAGCCCAGACGCTACCACAGCTGAGAGTAGACACGTGTGTTGAGTCGAGTGGACAGATAAGCCAGGTGCAGGCTTCTGCTGACTAGAAGGGAGTGCTCAGTGACCACCGGAAGGAGGCAGACAAGAGTAAGGATCCTTGCTCTTAGGACTAGCAGTCAGAcgcagaaggaaggaaaggttatATTACTGTACTGGTAGGTAAGAACAGATTTTACTTATGTCATATACAGTTTTGTTGTCCTGCTAAACTTTCTCAGAGGCTGAAAGTTTACCTTCTAAATATCGGTTCAGCTACTGCTTTATAACATTGCCCAGTGCTGTAATATACAAGCCGTAGATGGGTTAGAATATAATGCCGATTGGAAGATTAAAAATATTTGCTCGCAGGCCTTGAATGACAGTGGCTGGTGAAATTTACCTAATGTTGAAAAGTGTTGCCTCTTTTAAACACCCTCTTTGGGTGGCCTTGCCAGCTTAAAAACTTAGACCAGTATTTCAATGCACTGGCTGCGCTGCTTATAAATGCGGCaggatgtttggggggggggagtggggaggctcATGTGAGGAATCTCTTGAATGTAAGGCGGAGAGCTTGGATCAAGTGAAATTAACAGGCTTTCCTTTTATAGGAGAAGAGCTGCCCAGTGTCAAACGTACTTGCGCAGGAACTAGGATGTCTGTGGATCTCCCTTTTTCAAAAAAAGGTAAAGCCAACATGTGAGAAAGTAGAATGTATCAGGGCATTATTCAGAGAGCTTGCTTGATATAAACAAGCCAGAGAAGTCACACTAGCTCTCCGGTCAGTGTGTAGGGCTAGGGGTGGGCTTTCCAAGGGTCTTAATGTTTCTAGCTAAGGGAACTTGAGGCTGCTGGTAAAACTGAGGATGTGTTTCCAAAAATATGCTTTAATGCTGCTATCATGGTGTTATAACTAGGTGGTTATTTTTCTTCTCTTGCAGGACACAATTTGGATACCCTGTATCTTTCAGTGAAAGTTAAATAGCTACTGGGTAGCTACACGTATCAGTGATTCCTACGAACCGTTCTTTTGTATTCAATAAAGCTTTTTGTAGTAACTGCTTTGTGTTTTGTTAATAGCTGAGGCATTCCCAGTGGGTTCCTTGCAGTACCTGAGGTGGGGGGAACAAACAATGATTAAGCAAAGACACTTTATCACTTCTAGCTGGGTACTTGGTTTGCAAGGAGGCAAGGCAGGTTAGAACTCATTTCAGCTCTGTACCCTATAAATGTCACTACTGCATGCGAGTTGTGAGTTGCGTGTGAACCAAACCCAAAagcactataaaggtaaaggtatcccctgtgcaagcaccgggtcatgtctgatgcttggggtgacgccctctagtgttttcatggcagactcaatacggggtggtttgccagtgccttccccagtcattaccgttaacccccacagcaggctgggtactcattttaccgacctcggaaagatggaaggctgagtcaaccttgagccggctgctaggattgaactcccagcctcatgggcagagctttcagactgcatgtctgctgcctcaccactccgCTCGAGAAGCACTGTGTAGGGGGGTGATTTGTTCTGCAAGCAGGGCTGTCTTACTTGAAAATGCGTGTCTGGGATGGGCTGCACCTGCAATCATCCCAGACAATGGGCTGTCTTCCACCACGGGGCCAGTAAGGTTTTTTTTGAAGGTCATGCTGAGTCAGGAAAACAATACAAGCCTTCCCTCCCGCCCCTACTGCAGGCAAAGTCCAATATAGGCCCCTGGGACACTTCTGAATTGAGCTATAGGAAATCTGCAGCTGGTATCTTGCTATGAGTCTCCATGGTGCTCAAGTGAGGTTATGTAACATGGAGTTTGGACCTTAGTACAGTTCTGCTGGGACCAGGAGGAATTCATGTCTGCCCAAGAACAAATGGCTTcatattaatatattttgtttCTCTAACACACGCTCTGGTCATCCAGTGATTCATTGCCAGCCCTGCTGCCTCTTCTAAGCAAGGAAGGTATAAACGCTCTTTCCTCTGTAACCTGAAATTTCTGTGAGAGCCAGTTAGGTGTGGGGCCCATCCACGGTTCTTTGTTAGGGGATGGAGGTAAGGAGCCTGAAATAACAAAAAGGCCCCTAAGGGTTCTTGTCCTGATTCATCCCTAGGGCAAATGagcgcacccccacccccccctgcaGCAGTTCGGCTTTTCTTTCTTGCCACTTCCCTGACCTGTTTATGACAGTACAAGAAAGAAGCATTGTTTCACAGAAGGTTTAATCTTCAGAGAAGTAAAGAGCTTTATTGAGTATGGGCTTTTATGAAGCATGTGTTCCCAGCAGTAGACCCCTTACCTTGATCCTGGCTGATCTTTCATTCCTTGGGGTTGTAGCTCAGAGgtggagtatctgcttggcatgcagaaggacagAGGttcaatgcctccccccccaacatctcAATTTCAAAAGATCAGATAGGAGGTTGATGTGAACAGCCTCTGGCCTTGGAGAGCCATTCCCCGTCTTGAATAGACTATACTGTCCTTGAGGGACCAATGGGTCTGAGTCAGCgttggcagcttcatgtgatgtGACGACTGGGCGCAAACGTTGGTAGCTAATTGGACAGCTTGGAGCCCTGGAGCATTTAGTGACCAACAAGATTGttgggatataagctttcaagagccaaaggtTCCTTTGTTAGATACCACTCAatagcttataccctgaaaatgttACCAGGTGCTATGGACCTTGAATTCCCTGTTCTAACTGCAGACAAGccttttcttaccattgagaagcccctgaagcattcttcaggcttcaagaaaccccagacatcatgcggaatatggttggaaagcttGGCTGTGTGCAtgaccacccagggcccttcttcccatcataggccatttttgCAGggattgagggggagggaggtcaacatgaccatccgATAAATGAtctgatgtttaacaaatttgaaaatatataGGCCAACACTGTTACCCTGTGAAACTTATCTGGTAAAATAAACTTTTgttactccacacacacacacatcccctgtTTTTTAGTAAGGGACACTTAAGATGTTCACCAGTGGTGTATTCCATACAAAGTCTGTGGATATTTACACTGATGTGGTTCAAAGCATGACTCTCGCAGTGACTTACAAGAGACATGCACAGAACTCACCTGGCTCAGCAGATTTTGATAGCTGTACCACCCTCATCCAGGGACTGTTTCAATTTTTAATTTACACAAACACTGCTTTGTATTGGAAGCACAAATACCTGACACAGCCAGGACTAGCTAGTTGCTCCATACCTTGTTTTTAAAGCAAGACAGCAGAAGGTACAAAAAGTTGGCTGTCTTTGGTAGCAGCCGTGTATTCTCTAGTTCTGATTCCTTCATCGAGATGAGCTGAATTCCACTTAAGAGGTGAAAGTCATGTGCTGCAATCTAGCCCTGTTTGTACTCATTCCCAAAGAAAAAACTGAAATCAATGTATCAGCCTGATGAAATCTgaattagggatgtgcacttcggCTTGTCCACCTCAGCCTAAAATGAAGCCTAGGTGCTTGATTATACAGAGAGTGGAGTTCTGCACAGTTTGTGTTTGTATAGCGTTTCCTGAGGAAATGTGGGTGGCCCCTTGTCATCGCTTCAGCCCACTTTGGGGGCCATTCAGCTCACCACGGAGGGGGAAAGAGACTTGGATGTGATGCTGAAGACCGGGAAAGCAATTCCTTAGGGCTGTGATGGCACAAAGCCTTCAGCAGGGGTGGAATAGAGCAGGCAACTAGTCTCCCTCTGGCCAGCCTGTTTGGGGTACCATACATCCCCAATGCTGTTGACGCTTGTATGAGAGAAGCAAGGGGCTCTTGAGGTAATTGATCCTAGTTTTAGAAACCTAGCCATCTTCTAGCCTGGCCACTTCTATTCCTTAGCTGTGCTTTAATATTTTCATGATTAGGACTAATAGTTGCCCATCCCAGTCCCTACACCTGTTTTCCCCAGATGCATGGAAACTCATTCCTTTTTATCGTGGGTTTGAGGGGGTATAACGCCCAAGGCACAAGACGGGTTAAATCTCCCACGGCATAAATTTTTCAGGTGCTCACAGTCCTTGCCATTTCAAACCTGGCATTTGGATAATCTCTGACCCTGACCTCAAAAGCCTAGAAAACAACCTCGTGTCACTCTTGGGGAATCCCTTGGCTTCGGTCCAGCTGCTGTCTGCTTCTTTGCCACGCTGTCAATCAGCGCCGTTCTCTGGCTGTTTGCCGCGTGGCACGAGGAAGACGCTGCCGTCGAGAGCAAGCTGCAGCGAATACTCCTCCGGGGAATAGGCGTTGCCGGCTTCGTCGCGCAGCATGCAGAAGACCTGGTGGTAAAGGGTCCCCAACTTCTGCTTGGTGAGCGCGAGAGTCCGGTCGAACTCGCCGCGGTCTCGCAGCAAGCGCTGCCGCTCGCGGCTCAGCTCGGCCAGCTCCCGCTCGAGGTGCACCAGGGTCTCTAATTTGCGCTTGCGGCAGTTCTGCGCGGCCACTTTGTTCTTGCCCCGGCGGCGGATGTCCCGGATCAGCGCCAGCTGGGGCTCGCTCAGGGGGAAGCGCGACACCAGCTCGTTGAAGTCGTCCACGGGCAAGTTGATGATCTTTTCCACAGAGAAGGGGATCTTCATAGCCTGTGCTCGGCGCTCGTCACGGCTGCCTGCCAGTTCCCCGCGGGGGCTCCGTCCCTTCTCTAGAGGGGCCATTGGCGGGCTGGGGAAAGGCATCTCTGGCACGGAGGCCAACATGGGGTAGGCTTGGGTGTGGTCCATAGGGTAAAGTGGTGTGTACTCTGCCCGCTCCATCCCCTCTGCCTCCAGTGATTC
Proteins encoded:
- the HNRNPA1 gene encoding heterogeneous nuclear ribonucleoprotein A1 isoform X4, with amino-acid sequence MSKSESPKEPEQLRKLFIGGLSFETTDESLRNHFEQWGTLTDCVVMRDPNTKRSRGFGFVTYSTVEEVDAAMNARPHKVDGRVVEPKRAVSREDSQRPGAHLTVKKIFVGGIKEDTEEHHLRDYFEQYGKIEVIEILTDRGSGKKRGFAFVTFDDHDSVDKIVIQKYHTVNGHNCEVRKALSKQEMASATSSQRGRSSSGSFGGSRGGGFGSGDNFNRGSNFGSRGSFGSRSGGGYGNSGDGYNGFGNDGYGSSGPGYSGGSRGYGSSGSYDGYNNGGGGGGFGGGSGGSSFGGGGNYNDFGSYNSQSSNFGPMKGGNFGGRSSGPYGGSGGGYGGSGSGSSYGGGRRF
- the HNRNPA1 gene encoding heterogeneous nuclear ribonucleoprotein A1 isoform X1 is translated as MRSYEKNPRDQWGYSQSPKEPEQLRKLFIGGLSFETTDESLRNHFEQWGTLTDCVVMRDPNTKRSRGFGFVTYSTVEEVDAAMNARPHKVDGRVVEPKRAVSREDSQRPGAHLTVKKIFVGGIKEDTEEHHLRDYFEQYGKIEVIEILTDRGSGKKRGFAFVTFDDHDSVDKIVIQKYHTVNGHNCEVRKALSKQEMASATSSQRGRSSSGSFGGSRGGGFGSGDNFNRGSNFGSRGSFGSRSGGGYGNSGDGYNGFGNDEVSSGSKNMSDLPTGYGSSGPGYSGGSRGYGSSGSYDGYNNGGGGGGFGGGSGGSSFGGGGNYNDFGSYNSQSSNFGPMKGGNFGGRSSGPYGGSGGGYGGSGSGSSYGGGRRF
- the HNRNPA1 gene encoding heterogeneous nuclear ribonucleoprotein A1 isoform X5; the encoded protein is MRSYEKNPRDQWGYSQSPKEPEQLRKLFIGGLSFETTDESLRNHFEQWGTLTDCVVMRDPNTKRSRGFGFVTYSTVEEVDAAMNARPHKVDGRVVEPKRAVSREDSQRPGAHLTVKKIFVGGIKEDTEEHHLRDYFEQYGKIEVIEILTDRGSGKKRGFAFVTFDDHDSVDKIVIQKYHTVNGHNCEVRKALSKQEMASATSSQRGSFGSRSGGGYGNSGDGYNGFGNDEVSSGSKNMSDLPTGYGSSGPGYSGGSRGYGSSGSYDGYNNGGGGGGFGGGSGGSSFGGGGNYNDFGSYNSQSSNFGPMKGGNFGGRSSGPYGGSGGGYGGSGSGSSYGGGRRF
- the HNRNPA1 gene encoding heterogeneous nuclear ribonucleoprotein A1 isoform X2, whose translation is MSKSESPKEPEQLRKLFIGGLSFETTDESLRNHFEQWGTLTDCVVMRDPNTKRSRGFGFVTYSTVEEVDAAMNARPHKVDGRVVEPKRAVSREDSQRPGAHLTVKKIFVGGIKEDTEEHHLRDYFEQYGKIEVIEILTDRGSGKKRGFAFVTFDDHDSVDKIVIQKYHTVNGHNCEVRKALSKQEMASATSSQRGRSSSGSFGGSRGGGFGSGDNFNRGSNFGSRGSFGSRSGGGYGNSGDGYNGFGNDEVSSGSKNMSDLPTGYGSSGPGYSGGSRGYGSSGSYDGYNNGGGGGGFGGGSGGSSFGGGGNYNDFGSYNSQSSNFGPMKGGNFGGRSSGPYGGSGGGYGGSGSGSSYGGGRRF
- the HNRNPA1 gene encoding heterogeneous nuclear ribonucleoprotein A1 isoform X3; its protein translation is MRSYEKNPRDQWGYSQSPKEPEQLRKLFIGGLSFETTDESLRNHFEQWGTLTDCVVMRDPNTKRSRGFGFVTYSTVEEVDAAMNARPHKVDGRVVEPKRAVSREDSQRPGAHLTVKKIFVGGIKEDTEEHHLRDYFEQYGKIEVIEILTDRGSGKKRGFAFVTFDDHDSVDKIVIQKYHTVNGHNCEVRKALSKQEMASATSSQRGRSSSGSFGGSRGGGFGSGDNFNRGSNFGSRGSFGSRSGGGYGNSGDGYNGFGNDGYGSSGPGYSGGSRGYGSSGSYDGYNNGGGGGGFGGGSGGSSFGGGGNYNDFGSYNSQSSNFGPMKGGNFGGRSSGPYGGSGGGYGGSGSGSSYGGGRRF
- the HNRNPA1 gene encoding heterogeneous nuclear ribonucleoprotein A1 isoform X6, translated to MRSYEKNPRDQWGYSQSPKEPEQLRKLFIGGLSFETTDESLRNHFEQWGTLTDCVVMRDPNTKRSRGFGFVTYSTVEEVDAAMNARPHKVDGRVVEPKRAVSREDSQRPGAHLTVKKIFVGGIKEDTEEHHLRDYFEQYGKIEVIEILTDRGSGKKRGFAFVTFDDHDSVDKIVIQKYHTVNGHNCEVRKALSKQEMASATSSQRGSFGSRSGGGYGNSGDGYNGFGNDGYGSSGPGYSGGSRGYGSSGSYDGYNNGGGGGGFGGGSGGSSFGGGGNYNDFGSYNSQSSNFGPMKGGNFGGRSSGPYGGSGGGYGGSGSGSSYGGGRRF